GCTTCCACAAACGGATTGAGGGTGTCGTCTGCTTCAGGCGGCTGGTGATGCCGCTGATCACACGTCAGATGAACTCTCGCTGTCCCGCTGTCCCGCTGTCTGCTGTCCCGCTCTCTCGCTGTCCCGCTCTCAGTACAGCGATCCGTTGAAGTCCCGACGATGCCGGAGTGTGATCTCGTGTTCTTCGCCGAGGATTTTGAAGATGGCGATGCAGGCTTTGCGGGCGCCGTCGTCGTCGTAGTAGCGGTTGCGGCGGATCACATCGATGAAGTGTTCGAGGGCGGAGTCGAAATCCGCGTCGTTCAGCGCGGTGATGGCGGAGATATACAGGTCGCGTACGGGATGCTCCGGGAGTGACGCTGTGTCGAACAAACGGTAACGCGCGAAGGTGCGTATCGCGTCCGCGATGTCGTCGTACTTGCTTCCCGCTTCGACAGGCGCGACAAGCGACGCGGCCTTCGTTGGATCGTCGTCAAGAAACATCTGCGCATACAGCACACGCGCCCTGTCGTTGGCGGCGTCGCTCTCGAGTATGTGTTCGAGAAGGACCGCCGCCTCGCTGCTGCGGCCTTCCAACAGCAGGGCCTCGGCCTCGTCCACCTCGTTCGATCCCGCCGCGGGGAGGTGCTGTGCGAGGAATTGTCTGACGGACTGCTCGGGAAGGGCGCCGGTGAATTCCGCAACCGGAGCACCGTCGATGAACAGTTTTACGTTGGGTATGCTGCGAATGCCGTAGCGTGAGGCCACGTCGGGCAATGCCTCGGTGTCGAGCTTGGCGAGCTGCCAGGCGCCTCCGCTTTCGGACTCGAGTTTTTCGAGCACAGGTCCGAGCATACGGCAGGGCCCGCACCACTCGGCCCAGAAGTCCACAAGTACCGGCACGTGGCTGCTGCGCGCAAGTACATCCTGCTCAAAATTCCGTACGTCGAACGACATGCTTCCTCCGTGTTGTACTCTGGTGTTCCAAAGTTAGATGATCGAAGGGACATTTTCGATGCAGATCATCCACACGAATTCAGCGGTGCTTCCGGATGTCCTCCTTTCGTCGGGGAAGGGGAGTGTTTCCTGATGCCTGAAGGGTCTCTAACGGATTTTTACCAGTCGGGTCGTCTTCGATTGAGCCAATCCACGTTCATCGATGGCATCGAAGCGGCACACATAGGTGCCGGGCGGCAGCAGCGCAT
The Ignavibacteriota bacterium DNA segment above includes these coding regions:
- the trxA gene encoding thioredoxin is translated as MSFDVRNFEQDVLARSSHVPVLVDFWAEWCGPCRMLGPVLEKLESESGGAWQLAKLDTEALPDVASRYGIRSIPNVKLFIDGAPVAEFTGALPEQSVRQFLAQHLPAAGSNEVDEAEALLLEGRSSEAAVLLEHILESDAANDRARVLYAQMFLDDDPTKAASLVAPVEAGSKYDDIADAIRTFARYRLFDTASLPEHPVRDLYISAITALNDADFDSALEHFIDVIRRNRYYDDDGARKACIAIFKILGEEHEITLRHRRDFNGSLY